The following are encoded together in the Drosophila sechellia strain sech25 chromosome 3R, ASM438219v1, whole genome shotgun sequence genome:
- the LOC6606238 gene encoding ELAV-like protein 1-B — translation MTKKESTVPTLCWGYAGIRGMFQTGGPVDPPPSRTEVRDKTNLILNYLPQDMTESELHRLFSKYGEIRKAKVIRHRDTGISCCYGFVDFVSERQAAAAVNNLNGYETRGKRLKVAFARPSEYENTNLYVANLPTYMDEKKIRELFAPFGNILDVTLLRHRFNNKFRGVAFLDFELVRDAEEAKYGMDRHMIKGAFRPLKVKFVERAKSGPTSHYRHKGKSSTPPYKRRQRTYDHHGSKRFRDTD, via the coding sequence ATGACCAAGAAGGAGTCAACCGTCCCGACGCTGTGCTGGGGATACGCCGGGATACGTGGGATGTTCCAGACTGGAGGTCCAGTGGATCCGCCCCCTTCTCGCACTGAAGTGCGGGACAAGACGAACCTGATCCTGAACTATCTTCCGCAGGACATGACGGAGTCGGAGTTGCACCGCCTCTTCTCCAAGTACGGTGAGATCCGCAAGGCCAAGGTTATCCGCCACCGCGATACTGGAATAAGCTGCTGCTACGGATTCGTTGACTTCGTGTCGGAACGCCAGGCGGCAGCTGCCGTAAATAACTTGAATGGCTACGAGACTCGCGGCAAGCGACTGAAGGTGGCCTTTGCCCGACCTTCGGAATACGAAAACACCAACCTGTACGTGGCTAACCTGCCCACGTACATGGATGAGAAGAAGATACGAGAGCTCTTTGCCCCCTTCGGCAACATCTTGGATGTGACCTTGCTGCGCCACAGGTTCAACAATAAGTTCCGTGGCGTGGCCTTCTTGGATTTCGAGCTGGTCCGCGACGCCGAGGAGGCCAAGTACGGCATGGATCGGCACATGATCAAAGGCGCCTTCCGGCCCCTGAAGGTCAAGTTCGTGGAGCGCGCGAAAAGTGGCCCAACCTCCCACTATAGGCACAAGGGCAAATCTTCCACACCACCCTACAAGCGCCGCCAGAGGACGTACGATCATCATGGGTCCAAACGTTTTCGCGATACCGACTAA
- the LOC6606244 gene encoding B9 domain-containing protein 1 produces MSASEVISLPGNEETTPPHGKHKQKAKKAKKKSRSAKESVPNAMDAKATASYFSLSIVGQIVSATFPLGPDKEFVFLRYEMVAGPDWQLCSGPQHGLTQLATNRRGHFNEPIVFNMPIEVTYKSTSPYGWPQILVSVFGRSGLGRETLLGYAHIHLPVFGSRRPADQTEQLQAPILMPKCPNMMADITSWLLRREPELKDPKVLLDNLKCKGLSMESYGSLQFQLSSMMRGARKLGYHWHS; encoded by the exons ATGAGCGCCAGCGAGGTCATCAGTCTCCCGGGCAACGAGGAAACCACTCCGCCGCAtggaaaacataaacaaaaggcCAAGAAGGCCAAAAAGAAGTCTCGGAGTGCCAAAGAAAGTGTTCCCAATGCAATGGACGCGAAAGCCACTGCCAGCTACTTCAGTTTGAGCATCGTGGGCCAAATAGTCTCGGCCACCTTTCCCTTGGGTCCCGACAAGGAGTTCGTCTTCCTGCGCTACGAAATGGTCGCTGGTCCCGATTGGCAGCTGTGCTCCGGACCCCAGCACGGACTCACCCAGCTGGCCACCAACAGAAGGGGCCACTTCAACGAACCGATTGTATTCAACATGCCCATCGAGGTGACCTACAAGAGCACCAGTCCCTATGGCT GGCCCCAGATACTGGTGAGCGTGTTCGGACGCAGTGGCCTGGGCAGGGAGACACTACTCGGTTACGCCCACATCCACCTGCCCGTTTTTGGCAGTCGGCGTCCAGCGGATCAGACGGAGCAGCTGCAGGCGCCCATCCTGATGCCCAAGTGCCCAAACATGATGGCGGACATCACCAGTTGGCTGCTGCGCCGCGAACCGGAGCTGAAGGACCCCAAGGTGCTGTTGGACAACCTGAAGTGCAAGGGACTCTCCATGGAGTCCTACGGCAGCCTGCAGTTCCAGCTGTCCTCCATGATGAGGGGCGCCCGCAAGCTGGGCTACCATTGGCACTCCTGA
- the LOC6606243 gene encoding opsin Rh6 yields the protein MASLHPPSFAYMRDGRNLSLAESVPAEIMHMVDPYWYQWPPLEPMWFGIIGFVIAILGTMSLAGNFIVMYIFTSSKGLRTPSNMFVVNLAFSDFMMMFTMFPPVVLNGFYGTWIMGPFLCELYGMFGSLFGCVSIWSMTLIAYDRYCVIVKGMARKPLTATAAVLRLMVVWTICGAWALMPLFGWNRYVPEGNMTACGTDYFAKDWWNRSYIIVYSLWVYLTPLLTIIFSYWHIMKAVAAHEKAMREQAKKMNVASLRNSEADKSKAIEIKLAKVALTTISLWFFAWTPYTIINYAGIFESMHLSPLSTICGSVFAKANAVCNPIVYGLSHPKYKQVLREKMPCLACGKDDLTSDSRTQATAEISESQA from the exons ATGGCCAGCCTGCATCCCCCGAGCTTCGCCTATATGCGCGATGGGCGCAATCTCAGCCTGGCGGAGAGTGTGCCCGCCGAGATTATGCACATGGTGGATCCGTACTGGTACCAGTGGCCTCCACTGGAGCCCATGTGGTTCGGCATCATTGGCTTCGTGATTGCCATTCTGGGCACCATGTCGCTGGCGGGTAACTTCATTGTGATGTACATCTTCACCTCGTCGAAGGGACTGCGCACGCCGTCCAACATGTTTGTGGTCAATCTGGCCTTCTCCGACTTCATGATGATGTTCACCATGTTCCCGCCGGTGGTGCTGAATGGCTTCTATGGCACCTGGATCATGGGTCCCTTCCTGTGCGAGTTGTACGGAATGTTTGGCTCGCTCTTCGGATGCGTTTCCATCTGGTCGATGACACTGATTGCCTACGATCGGTACTGCGTGATCGTAAAGGGAATGGCCAGGAAACCACTGACGGCCACGGCGGCGGTGCTCCGGCTCATGGTCGTGTGGACCATCTGCGGAGCGTGGGCTCTGATGCCGCTCTTCGGCTGGAATCGTTATGTGCCCGAGGGAAACATGACCGCCTGCGGCACTGACTACTTCGCCAAGGACTGGTGGAACAGGTCCTACATCATCGTCTACTCCCTGTGGGTCTATCTAACGCCGCTGCTGACCATCATCTTCTCCTACTGGCACATCATGAAG GCTGTGGCTGCCCATGAGAAGGCCATGCGGGAGCAGGCGAAGAAGATGAACGTGGCCTCCTTGCGGAACAGCGAGGCCGACAAGAGCAAGGCCATCGAGATCAAGCTGGCCAAGGTGGCACTGACCACCATTTCGCTGTGGTTCTTCGCCTGGACCCCGTACACCATCATCAATTACGCGGGCATCTTCGAGTCGATGCACCTGAGTCCACTGAGCACCATCTGTGGCTCCGTCTTTGCCAAGGCCAATGCGGTGTGCAATCCCATTGTATACGGATTGAG CCACCCGAAGTACAAGCAGGTGCTCCGCGAGAAGATGCCGTGCCTGGCCTGCGGCAAGGACGATCTCACCTCGGACTCGAGGACACAGGCCACCGCCGAGATCAGCGAATCGCAGGCTTAG
- the LOC6606240 gene encoding trissin, whose protein sequence is MHWLAHFQIILLCIWLMCPSSQAIKCDTCGKECASACGTKHFRTCCFNYLRKRSDPDALRQSSNRRLIDFILLQGRALFTQELRERRHNGTLMDLGLNTYYP, encoded by the exons ATGCATTGGCTGGCTCACTTCCAGATCATCTTGCTAT GCATTTGGTTGATGTGCCCCAGTTCGCAGGCCATAAAGTGCGACACTTGTGGCAAGGAGTGTGCCAGCGCATGTGGCACAAAGCACTTTCG AACATGCTGCTTTAACTACCTTCGCAAGCGATCAGACCCGGATGCACTGCGTCAAAGCTCGAACAGGAGGCTCATCGACTTCATACTGCTGCAGGGACGTGCCCTCTTCACCCAGGAGTTGCGAGAAAGGCGCCACAATGGCACTTTGATGGACCTCGGCCTGAACACCTACTACCCCTAA
- the LOC6621107 gene encoding activating signal cointegrator 1 complex subunit 3 — translation MWEPPRLSASLRAKTELEARSRRLNVLRQARTTSAASTTTNSQNKEEQTIARLLAQMPTEKQPAAKVQLQKLRNLVQECMGYEEQPQVVEHAALFLFWLLLDQRVLLVATTQRLHGMFGQTFDRKKNQIHDCVQAIGDMLEDHERSALKRWRQTHHKANGVGLLWGAHIHVKCTPSEWMDISLLTDLAPDALLKNRTVNKFSMKHKTKAAPAASTSSESAKLSPELQTLLEISEKLDDEHLISRVGDILGSQRSSEVLQNELMEILGFDHFELVEKLLQDRNKIARQLDQFATRSRRVMEVKQKRIETAASGGAAERRPTVASAVVVQSAQEKQLGKMQRREEKKLQRIMRSIKDDELEDDPNCAVAVSVQQLRMQHQRKLLEAAQREPLLFSTKAEFKQSKQYNQPIHYPYVFDSQLLAKQHAGFIGGSRITLPDNAQRIDNKQWEEVKIPASEPPPLSVGNKRVQIEELDDVGRLAFANCKELNRIQSVVYPVAYHSNENMLVCAPTGAGKTNVAMLSIVHTIRCHLEQGIINRDEFKIVYIAPMKALAAEMVDNFSKRLKSLQIVVRELTGDIQLTKAEMAATQILVTTPEKWDVVTRKGSGDVGLISLVELLIIDEVHLLHGERGPVVEALVARTLRLVESSQSMIRIVGLSATLPNYIDVAHFLRVNPMKGLFYFDSRFRPVPLDTNFVGIKSVKPLQQIADMDQCCYQKCVEMVQEGHQIMVFVHARNATVRTANVIRELAQQNNTSALFLPKDSAAHGLATRSIQRSRNKQLVELFSSGLAMHHAGMLRADRQMVEKYFVEGHISVLVCTATLAWGVNLPAHAVIIRGTDIYDAKHGSFVDLGILDVLQIFGRAGRPQFDKSGVGTIITSYDKLNHYLSLLTNQFPIESNFVNCLADNLNAEIGLGTITNVDEAIEWLSYTYLFVRMRINPHVYGIEYSELEKDPTLEARRRALIMSAAMSLDKARMMRFNQRTMDMNITDLGRTASYFYIKYDTVETFNELMKPFMTQAEILAMISQAQEFQQLKVRDDEMEELDELKSAYCKIKPYGGSENVHGKVNILIQTYLSNGYVKSFSLSSDMSYITTNIGRISRALFSIVLRQNNAVLSGNMLQLCKMFERRQWDFDCHLRQFPAINAETIDKLERRGLSVYRLRDMEHRELKEWLRSSTYADLVIRSAHELPLLEVEASLQPITRTVLRIKVDIWPSFTWNDRVHGKTCQSFWLWIEDPESNYIYHSELFQVTRKLVMSGQSQQLVMTIPLKEPLPPQYYIRVSSDNWLGSTTCVPLSFQHLVLPEHHPPLTELLPLRPLPVSCLKNVLYESLYKFTHFNPIQTQIFHCLYHTDNNVLLGAPTGSGKTIVAEIAIFRALNQNPKCKVVYIAPLKALVKERIADWEQRFQRSSLGLKVVELTGDVTPDIQAIRESQLIVTTPEKWDGISRSWQTREYVQHVSLIVIDEIHLLGEDRGPVIEVIVSRTNFISSHTGRDIRIVGLSTALANAQDLANWLGIKKMGLYNFKPSVRPVPLQVHINGFPGKHYCPRMATMNRPTFQAIRTYSPCEPTIVFVSSRRQTRLTALDLITFVAGESNPKQFLHMAEDEIELILQNIREQNLKFCLAFGIGLHHAGLQEQDRKCVEELFLNRKIQVLVATATLAWGVNLPAHLVVIKGTEYFDGKVKKYVDMPITDVLQMMGRAGRPQFDNEGVAVVLVHDEKKNFYKKFLYDPFPVESSLLGVLPEHINAEIVAGTVQSKQAALDYLTWTYFFRRLLRNPSYYQLQDIEPENVNKFMSNLVERVVYELSAAACLVERDGCLVPTFLGRISSYYYLSYRTMQHFLEDLQPGMSTKKVLLAIADSYEFDQLPVRHNEDKHNEQMAEVSRFRPPSSSWDSSYTKTFLLLQAHFARQSLPNSDYLTDTKSALDNATRVMQAMVDYTAERGWLSTTLVVQQLMQSVIQARWFDGSEFLTLPGVNEDNLDAFLNIPHDDYDYLTLPVLKELCKQEYEVLAKPLRDAFEEHEIEQMYKVIKDLPEIALQIFVEGRHMENEYAKRPLSLSHDTRGEWMSLHANEDYVLIVNLQRLNVSGQRRGGGQSYTVHCPKYPKPKNEAWFLTLGSQANDELLAMKRVSIRGQRCTNRISFQATPRLGRLQLTLYLMSDCLLGFDQQYDLHFEIIDAKEA, via the exons ATGTGGGAGCCGCCACGATTGAGTGCATCTCTGCGCGCCAAGACGGAGCTGGAGGCCCGTAGCCGTCGCTTGAACGTCCTGCGGCAGGCGAGAACCACCTCTGCTGCGTCCACGACGACGAACAGCCAAAA CAAGGAGGAGCAGACCATCGCGCGGCTACTGGCCCAGATGCCAACCGAAAAGCAGCCGGCCGCTAAGGTGCAGCTGCAGAAGCTGCGCAATCTGGTGCAGGAGTGTATGGGCTACGAGGAGCAGCCACAGGTGGTGGAGCACGCGGCGCTCTTCCTCTTCTGGCTGCTGCTGGATCAGCGGGTGCTCCTGGTGGCCACCACGCAGCGGCTGCACGGCATGTTCGGACAGACCTTCGATCGCAAGAAGAACCAAATCCACGACTGCGTCCAGGCCATCGGTGATATGCTGGAGGATCACGAAAGATCCGCGCTCAAGCGGTGGCGACAGACGCATCACAAGGCGAATGGAGTGGGTCTGCTGTGGGGCGCCCATATACATGTCAAGTGCACGCCCTCCGAGTGGATGGACATCAGCCTGCTGACGGATTTAGCGCCGGATGCGCTACTCAAAAACCGTACTGTCAACAAGTTCTCTATGAAGCACAAAACCAAGGCCGCTCCAGCGGCGTCCACGAGCTCGGAATCCGCCAAGTTGAGTCCGGAACTGCAGACTCTGCTTGAAATCTCCGAAAAGCTGGACGACGAGCACCTAATAAGCCGCGTGGGCGACATTCTCGGTTCCCAGCGCAGCAGCGAGGTGTTGCAGAATGAACTTATGGAAATTCTAGGATTTGATCACTTCGAATTGGTAGAAAAACTGCTCCAGGACCGGAACAAGATCGCTCGCCAATTAGATCAGTTCGCCACAAGATCCCGCCGCGTCATGGAGGTGAAACAGAAGCGCATCGAGACGGCTGCCAGTGGTGGAGCTGCAGAGCGGCGTCCCACCGTGGCCAGCGCCGTCGTAGTTCAGTCGGCCCAGGAGAAGCAGCTGGGCAAAATGCAGCGGAGGGAGGAGAAAAAACTGCAGCGCATCATGCGAAGCATTAAGGACGATGAGCTCGAGGATGATCCGAATTGTGCGGTTGCCGTTTCCGTTCAACAACTGCGCATGCAGCACCAGCGAAAGCTCTTGGAGGCCGCGCAGCGTGAGCCTCTGCTGTTCAGCACAAAGGCGGAGTTCAAACAGTCCAAACAGTACAACCAGCCCATCCACTATCCCTATGTGTTCGACAGCCAGCTGCTGGCGAAACAGCACGCTGGCTTTATAGGTGGCAGCAGAATCACTCTGCCCGATAACGCGCAGCGCATAGATAACAAGCAGTGGGAGGAGGTCAAGATCCCGGCGAGTGAGCCACCTCCGCTCTCTGTCGGCAACAAGCGCGTTCAAATCGAGGAATTGGACGACGTGGGTAGACTGGCCTTTGCCAACTGCAAGGAGCTGAATCGCATCCAGTCAGTGGTCTATCCGGTTGCCTATCACAGCAACGAAAATATGCTCGTGTGCGCGCCCACGGGAGCCGGAAAGACCAACGTGGCAATGCTTTCCATTGTGCACACCATCCGTTGCCACCTGGAACAGGGAATCATCAACCGCGACGAATTCAAGATCGTCTACATTGCGCCCATGAAGGCATTGGCCGCGGAAATGGTTGATAACTTTTCCAAGCGCCTGAAATCTTTACAAATCGTTGTGCGTGAACTGACGGGTGATATACAGCTGACCAAGGCGGAAATGGCTGCCACCCAGATACTAGTCACCACGCCGGAGAAATGGGATGTGGTAACCAGGAAGG GCAGCGGCGACGTGGGTTTGATAAGCCTGGTGGAGCTACTCATCATTGATGAAGTGCATCTATTGCACGGTGAGCGAGGTCCCGTTGTGGAGGCATTGGTGGCTCGCACCCTCCGCCTTGTTGAGTCCTCGCAGTCAATGATTCGCATCGTTGGCCTATCCGCAACCCTTCCAAATTACATCGATGTGGCTCACTTCCTGCGGGTGAATCCTATGAAGGGCCTGTTTTATTTCGACTCGCGCTTCCGACCTGTTCCACTGGACACCAATTTTGTGGGCATCAAGTCGGTGAAGCCGCTGCAGCAGATCGCTGATATGGACCAGTGCTGTTACCAAAAGTGCGTTGAGATGGTGCAGGAGGGTCATCAGATTATGGTCTTTGTCCATGCCCGGAACGCCACGGTGCGAACGGCGAACGTGATTCGCGAACTGGCCCAGCAGAACAATACCAGTGCCCTGTTCCTTCCCAAGGATTCCGCTGCTCACGGCCTTGCAACGCGTTCGATACAGAGAAGTCGGAACAAGCAACTGGTGGAGCTGTTCTCCAGCGGCTTGGCCATGCACCATGCGGGAATGCTTCGCGCCGATCGTCAGATGGTTGAGAAGTACTTCGTCGAAGGACACATCTCGGTGCTGGTCTGCACGGCCACGCTCGCCTGGGGTGTCAATCTGCCGGCTCACGCTGTCATTATCCGAGGCACAGATATATACGATGCCAAGCATGGTAGCTTTGTGGACCTGGGCATACTCGATGTGCTGCAGATCTTTGGACGCGCAGGTCGGCCACAGTTCGACAAGAGTGGAGTGGGTACCATCATCACCAGCTATGATAAGCTGAATCACTACCTGTCGCTGCTGACCAATCAATTCCCCATCGAGTCCAACTTCGTGAATTGTTTGGCCGACAATCTGAATGCGGAAATTGGTCTTGGCACGATTACCAATGTGGACGAAGCTATCGAGTGGCTCAGTTACAC GTACTTGTTTGTGCGCATGAGAATAAATCCTCATGTGTACGGTATCGAGTATTCGGAGCTAGAGAAGGATCCCACGCTGGAAGCTCGCCGCCGAGCTCTCATCATGTCCGCAGCGATGAGTCTGGACAAGGCTCGGATGATGCGGTTTAACCAGCGCACCATGGACATGAACATCACTGACTTAGGTCGCACTGCATCTTATTTCTACATTAAGTACGACACTGTGGAAACTTTTAACGAGCTGATGAAGCCATTTATGACCCAGGCTGAGATTTTGGCCATGATTTCCCAAGCGCAGGAGTTTCAGCAACTCAAGGTTCGCGATGACGAGATGGAGGAATTGGACGAACTAAAAAGCGCCTATTGTAAGATAAAGCCATACGGAGGAAGTGAGAATGTGCACGGCAAG GTGAACATTCTGATTCAGACATATCTTTCCAACGGCTACGTGAAGTCCTTTTCACTGAGCTCCGACATGTCATATATTACCACGAACATAGGAAGGATAAGCAGAGCGCTATTCTCCATTGTACTTCGGCAGAATAATGCAGTCCTGTCGGGAAACATGCTGCAGCTTTGCAAGATGTTTGAACGCCGCCAATGGGACTTTGATTGCCACCTAAGACAGTTCCCGGCCATTAACGCTGAGACCATCGACAAACTGGAACGACGCGGTCTGAGTGTCTATCGGCTGAGGGATATGGAGCATCGCGAGCTAAAGGAGTGGCTCCGCAGCAGTACCTACGCAGACCTGGTTATCCGGTCGGCGCACGAACTGCCCTTGTTGGAAGTGGAAGCCAGTCTGCAGCCTATTACTCGAACTGTGCTGCGTATCAAGGTGGACATTTGGCCCAGTTTCACATGGAACGACCGGGTTCATGGAAAGACGTGCCAAAGCTTCTGGCTATGGATTGAAGATCCAGAGTCGAACTACATTTACCACTCGGAGCTGTTTCAGGTCACCCGGAAGTTGGTGATGAGTGGCCAGTCGCAGCAGCTGGTAATGACCATACCTCTTAAGGAGCCACTGCCGCCACAATACTACATACGAGTGAGCAGCGATAACTGGCTGGGAAGTACTACATGCGTTCCATTATCATTTCAACATCTGGTGCTGCCGGAACACCACCCGCCACTAACGGAGCTTCTGCCCCTCCGCCCACTCCCAGTCAGCTGCCTCAAGAACGTTCTCTACGAATCCCTCTACAAATTCACGCACTTTAATCCCATTCAGACGCAGATCTTTCACTGCCTGTACCACACCGACAACAATGTGCTCTTAGGCGCTCCAACTGGCAGTGGTAAGACCATTGTGGCGGAGATAGCCATCTTCAGGGCACTTAACCAGAATCCCAAGTGCAAAGTGGTGTATATCGCTCCACTTAAAGCGTTGGTAAAAGAACGCATAGCGGATTGGGAGCAACGCTTCCAGCGCTCCTCTCTGGGTCTCAAGGTTGTTGAGCTAACGGGCGACGTCACTCCCGATATTCAGGCCATCCGAGAGTCTCAACTAATCGTTACCACGCCGGAGAAGTGGGACGGCATCAGTCGGTCTTGGCAGACCCGCGAATACGTACAGCACGTGTCCCTAATCGTCATCGATGAGATCCACCTGCTGGGTGAGGATCGAGGACCGGTCATCGAGGTGATTGTATCGCGAACAAACTTTATCAGTTCCCATACCGGTCGGGATATCCGAATCGTGGGATTGTCCACGGCACTGGCCAACGCTCAGGATCTGGCCAACTGGCTGGGCATCAAAAAGATGGGACTGTATAACTTCAAGCCCTCGGTGCGTCCAGTGCCTCTGCAGGTGCACATCAATGGCTTCCCAGGAAAGCACTACTGTCCTCGCATGGCAACAATGAACCGGCCCACGTTCCAGGCTATTCGCACCTACTCCCCCTGTGAGCCCACCATCGTCTTTGTGTCCTCGCGTCGGCAGACGCGTCTCACGGCGCTGGACCTGATTACCTTTGTGGCCGGCGAATCCAATCCCAAGCAGTTCCTCCACATGGCCGAAGACGAAATCGAGCTGATCTTGCAGAATATTCGTGAACAGAACCTTAAATTCTGCCTAGCTTTCGGCATTGGTCTACATCACGCCGGTTTGCAGGAACAGGATCGAAAGTGTGTTGAGGAGCTGTTCCTCAATAGGAAGATCCAGGTCCTGGTGGCCACAGCCACACTGGCGTGGGGCGTTAACTTGCCAGCTCATCTGGTGGTGATCAAAGGTACCGAATACTTTGACGGAAAGGTGAAGAAGTACGTGGACATGCCCATAACCGATGTGCTGCAGATGATGGGACGAGCCGGCCGGCCGCAGTTCGACAATGAAGGTGTGGCCGTTGTTCTGGTGCACGACGAAAAGAAGAATTTCTACAAAAAGTTCTTGTACGATCCATTCCCGGTAGAGTCCAGTCTGCTGGGAGTGCTACCGGAGCACATAAACGCTGAAATCGTTGCGGGAACTGTTCAGTCAAAGCAGGCCGCTCTGGATTATCTCACGTGGACGTACTTTTTCAGGAGATTACTCCGAAACCCGTCATATTACCAGCTGCAGGACATCGAACCGGAAAATGTAAATAAGTTTATGTCTAACCTGGTTGAGCGCGTGGTCTATGAACTTTCTGCCGCTGCCTGTCTGGTGGAGCGTGATGGATGTCTGGTGCCAACCTTTTTGGGACGAATAAGTTCCTATTACTACCTGTCGTACCGCACAATGCAGCATTTCCTGGAGGACTTGCAGCCGGGTATGAGCACCAAGAAAGTTCTTCTCGCCATCGCCGATTCCTACGAATTTGATCAGCTGCCTGTCCGGCACAACGAGGATAAGCACAATGAGCAGATGGCTGAAGTAAGCCGCTTTAGACCGCCGTCATCGTCTTGGGATTCTTCGTACACCAAGACTTTCCTGCTACTCCAGGCCCACTTTGCACGGCAGTCCCTTCCGAATTCGGATTACCTAACAGACACAAAGTCGGCCCTGGACAACGCCACTCGAGTGATGCAAGCCATGGTGGACTACACAGCGGAGCGGGGTTGGCTCTCAACCACTCTGGTTGTGCAGCAACTGATGCAGAGCGTCATTCAGGCCCGATGGTTCGACGGCAGTGAGTTCCTAACGTTGCCAGGAGTGAACGAGGACAATCTCGATGCCTTTTTGAACATACCACACGATGACTATGACTATTTAACGCTGCCCGTGCTGAAGGAGCTGTGCAAACAAGAGTACGAAGTACTGGCGAAGCCACTGCGAGATGCCTTCGAGGAGCACGAGATCGAACAGATGTATAAG GTAATCAAAGACTTGCCCGAGATAGCACTTCAAATATTCGTAGAGGGTCGGCATATGGAGAATGAGTATGCGAAGCGTCCGCTCTCACTTTCTCATGACACGAGGGGCGAATGGATGTCACTGCATGCCAATGAGGACTACGTTCTCATAGTAAACTTACAGCGGCTTAATGTCAGTGGACAGAGAAGAGGTGGTGGACAAAGCTACACGGTGCACTGCCCCAAGTATCCCAAGCCGAAGAATGAAGCGTGGTTCCTGACCCTGGGCTCCCAGGCCAACGACGAGCTCCTCGCCATGAAACGGGTATCCATTCGCGGACAgcgctgcaccaaccgcaTTTCGTTCCAGGCAACTCCGCGACTTGGACGTCTACAGCTCACGCTTTATTTAATGTCCGACTGCCTCCTGGGCTTTGACCAGCAGTACGACCTGCACTTCGAGATCATTGATGCAAAAGAAGCCTGA